The following is a genomic window from Marinobacter sp. NP-4(2019).
AGGTCTGTTTTACCTGACGGCTATGCTGGCGCTGGTGGCGATGGTGATTGTTTGGCGTCTGGTGCCAACCCCGCATCAGCACAAGATAAGTGCGGATACACGACCTGCCAGGGCCATGCTGGCCAGGGTGCTGTCAGATCACCGTCTGCTGCGCCTGGATTTCGGTATTTTTGCCCTGCATCTGGCACTGACAGCCATTTTCCTGGTGTTTCCGACCCTGTTGCAGGATCAGTTGGGGCTGCCATCATCGTCCCACTGGTGGTTCTATCTGACGGTCATGGTGACTTCGTTCTTTGCCATGGTGCCGTTTATCATCATTGGCGAGAAAAAACGCAAGATGAAGCCGGTGCTGTGCGGTGCCATTGCCTTGTTAACTATGGCAACGGCTGGTCTGGCTCATATCAGCGTCAGCTTGATGGCAGCCTGGGCAGTACTCTTTTTCTTTTTCATGGCGTTCAACCTGCTGGAGGCTTCTCTGCCTTCACTGATCAGCAAGGAATCACCGGCGGCGAGTAAAGGGACGGCCATGGGGGTGTATTCCACCTCCCAGTTTCTGGGTGCTTTTGTTGGTGGTGCTATTGGAGGCATGTTGCTGGAGCAGGTAGGCGTCAGCGGGGTGTTGTGGCTGATGGCAGCTGTGTTGGTGTTGTGGTTGGTGGTCGCGTTGACGATGCCATCGCCGGGTTACACCACCAGTTTCGTGGTACAGTTACAGCAGGTGGCACACAGCCAGTTTGATAACATTGACGATGCCTTCCGGCAGCTTCCCGGTGTACAGGATGTGGTGATTCTGGAGGAAGCCGACACTGCCTACCTGAAGGTGGATCGTCAACACTTTGATGAGGGGTTACTTGCGGACTTTCCATTTGTCCGGCAGGGTAGCAGTTCTTGAAATCCGGAGGCCCGCAAGGAGGTTGGGTCATCCCTGAAAACTGAGTCAGGAGCAGATCATGGCACGAGGCGTAAACAAGGTCATTCTTATCGGCAATCTGGGGCAGGACCCGGAAACCCGTTATACCCCCAATGGCAATGCAGTGGTAAACCTGAACCTTGCCACGGATGAAAGTTACAAGGACAGGCAAACTGGTCAGATGGTGCCGAAAACCGAATGGCACCGCATTGTGATGTTCGGCAAGATTGCCGAAGTGGCCGGCCAGTACCTGCGTAAGGGCTCCAAGGTCTATATCGAAGGCAAGTTGCAAACCCGTAAATGGCAGGGACAGGACGGTCAGGATCGTTACACCACGGAAGTGGTGGTGGATATCAATGGCCAGATGCAGATGCTCGATAGCCGCGGTGGTGAAGGTGGCATGAGTCAGGGCGCGCCCGCAGGCCGGCCCCAGCAACAGCCGTCCGGTTACAATGCACCGCCCGCCAATCAGGGTAACCAGCCGCAACAACAGTCTGGCGGCTATAGTCAGCCTTCCCAGGGCAGCATGCCCGAACCAGTGGACGATTTTGACGACGATATTCCGTTCTGATCTCTGGTGATCTACAAGTTGTAAAGAAAAGCGGCTACTCAGGTGGCCGCTTTTTTATTGTCTTTTAGTAAGTTAAGAGTAATTTGATCCCCTCAACGTCTAGTCTTCATCGCCCTCCGGGTGATCCATCCCCAGTTCGTTGATCTTCCGGGTCAGCGTGTTCCTTCCCCATCCCAGCAGAATGGATGCATCCCGCCGCCGACCACCAGTGTGCTTGAGTGCGGTTTCAATCATGATTTTTTCGAATTCGGGCACGGCGGTATCCAGAATGCCTTTGCGGCCCCGTTTAAGTTCCTGTTCCGCCCAGTTGCGCAGGCCTTCCTGCCAGGTCTGACCCGTTGTCGGAGTTTCTGCCTGATGGAGCAGTTCGGGCGGCAGGTCATCGATGTGGATTTCGCGGCCACTGGCCATGACGGTCAGCCAGCGACAGGTGTTCTCCAGCTGGCGAACGTTGCCGGGCCAGGGCAGAGTGGTGAGGTATTCCTCCGACTCGGGCCTGAGTATCTTGGGTTCCACGGCCAGCTCTTTCGCCGCCCGTTTCAGGAAGTGCTGCATCAACTTGGGAATATCTTCCCGGCGTTCGGCCAGCTTGGGCAGATGCACCCGGATAACGTTCAGGCGATGAAACAGGTCCTCCCGGAATGAGCCGCCCTGGACCAGCTTCTCGAGGTCCTGGTGTGTCGCCGCAATGATGCGCACATCGACCTTGATCGGGGTGGTGCCACCAACCCGGTAAAACTCGCCATCCGCCAGTACACGCAAAAGCCGGGTCTGGGTGTCGGCTGGCATGTCTCCGATTTCGTCCAGAAACAGGGTGCCGCCATTGGCTTGCTCAAAGCGCCCCTGTCTTGCTGCTGCGGCACCGGTAAAGGCGCCTTTTTCGTGCCCGAACAGTTCGGACTCAATCAGGTCCTTGGGAATAGCTGCCATATTGAGGGCGATAAAGGGGTGACTGGCCCTGGGGCTGTGGTTGTGAAGGGCCTGGGCGACCAGTTCCTTGCCGGTCCCGCTTTCGCCGTTGATCAGCACGGTGATGTTGGAGTGGGACAGGCGGCCAATGGCCCTGAACACTTCCTGCATCGCTGGCGCCTCACCGATGATTTCGGTGTTGCGCTGTGTGCTTTCGGTCTGGGGCTCCGAGGTGGCCCGGCGTTCGTGGCTGTGGGCTACCGCGCGCTTCACCAGAGCGACCGCATCATCCACGTCGAAGGGTTTGGGCAGGTACTCAAAGGCGCCTGTCTGGTAGCTGGTGACGGCACTCTCCAGGTCGGAGTGGGCGGTCATGATGATGACAGGAAGATCCGGGTGTGCGTCGACAATCTGGGACAGCAGCGTGATGCCATCCAGGCCAGGCATGCGAATGTCGCTGATAATGGCATCGGGTTGTTCGTGTTCCAGCCGCATCATGATGCTTTCGCCGTTCTCGAAGACCCGGGGCTGCATACCGGCCTGGTTCAGGGCGCGCTCCAGCACCCAGCGAATACTGCGGTCGTCGTCTATGATCCAGACGTTTGCCGGTTGGCTCATTGGTTGTCCTCCAGGGGCAGGAAGATGATGAAGTCAGTTTTTCCGGGCTCGCTTTCGCACTCAACCAGCCCGTGATGTTGTCCGATGATGCTCTGGGTGATGGACAAGCCCAGACCGGTGCCACTGGCACGGCCACTGATCATCGGGTAAAAGATATTCTGCAGCAGATCCGGAGGGATGCCGGGGCCGTTATCAATCACGTCAACACGGCAGACCAGGCGGTGGCGTTTATGGCCGATAGTAAACTGGCGAAGGGCCCGGGTACGGAAGGTAATGGTGGGCGGTTCTCCGTCGGCATGATCGCTCTGGTTTTCGAATGCCGCTTCCATCGCGTTGCGGGCAATGTTAAGGAAGGCCTGAATCAACTGCTCCTTATCGCCGCCAAACTCCGGCAGACTGGGATCGTAATCGCGACGGAATGCCAGCCGGCCACGGCTCTCGGCTTCCAGCAGGGTTTTGACGCGCTCCAGTACTTCGTGGATGTTGGTGGGGGCGAGTTTCAGGGCCTTGTTGGGGCCCAGCATACGGTCGACGAGAGAGCGCAGTCGATCGGCTTCATCGATAATGACCTGGGTATATTCCCGCTGGCCCTCGTCGTTCAACTCCCGGTCCAGTAGCTGTGCTGCTCCGCGGATGCCGCCCAGCGGATTCTTGATTTCGTGGGCCATGCCCCGTACCAGTATGCGAGTGGTTTCCTGCTGGGAGATGATGTCCTCTTCCCGGCTGATCCGTAGCAGACGGTCCCGGGGCTGGATCTCTATCAGCAACTCAACAGGCTTCTGGCTGATTGGGGATACCGAATAATCCACCGTAAGGCGCGAGCCGCTGGTCAGTACAAATTCCGCTTCGCGGCGAGTGTATGAGTGGCCGTTGTCGGCCGCGGCATGCAGTGTTGTCAGTGCATCTTCCGAGTCGGCCAGAATGTCACGAATAGGCAGGCCCTGGCTTCTGGTAATGCTGGTCTCAAACAGACTCTCGGCCGCCGGGTTCAGGTACTCGATGCGCAGGCCATCTCCCAGTACCAGGATGGCCGTGGTCAGGCTGTCCAGTATGTTCTTATAGCCGTTGGCTTTGACTTGTGAGGCTGCCATTGAGAGTGCCATGCTGCTGTCTCGGTTGATGGGCATAAACAGATACTCTTGGTTCTGCAAAAAGTGAACCAGTTTGACGGAACGGCTCAGGTTACGTGCCCGGTTAGCGGGCACAACGCTGTAACGGCAGCGTGGGCGCTATGGCTTAGTGCATTTGAAAGAGAAAGTGGCAGGAGTTACCGCCAAAACGCCCCGTTGCTGACCAGAGTATGGCGTCTTTGTGGTGCGAGTGCACCAAAATGGAGCGTATGGGTGTGGTCAGTTGTTGACGGAAGGGCGGTGGATGGTAAAGCTGATGGATTCGCCGGTTTTTACCTGGACGCCTTTTTCATCAATGATGTGAACGCCGGCGTTGTGGGTGCCGCGGAAGACGTTGCGTACAGTGACAGTGTTCGATGTGGTCTGACCCACAGGCTGGCCATCCAGAGTGACTTCATAGCGGTGCCCTTCTTTCAGGCCCGGAGCGCTGGTGACGCGGAACGCTACGTCGCCACTGCCACTGTGGAAAGCCTCATCGTTTTTGGGGGCAACGATCCGGACGTTGTCATAAATCGACCCTTCTTTTTCCACTTCCTTGCGAAGTCTTTCGGGCTCTCGTACGTCCGCCGGCTTGGGCAGGGTGATCGTCGTTACTGGCTTGACCCTGACTTCTTCGGAGCCATCCGAGGGCTCATCAGAGAAGGTGACGTTACCTTGGGCGTCGACATTTCTGTACACCTCTGCAGCGGCAGGGGTGGCGGTGAAAATGAGGATGCCAGCGAATAGTCCAAGCCGTAAATTCATTCCGGTAGCCTATAGTGATTGTCTGGTTTGATTATCAATGGCGGGCTGGGTGTTTTCAATGGTGTTGAGGGTTCAAAGGGTTACATATCGTTAAGAGCAACAGGGTCTGTGGCGAGGGTCACAAAAAAGCCCCGCCGAGGCGGGGCTTTCACGCTGTGATCCGAAGACCAACTGCGTCTGCGGTTAGCAGGAGTAGTACAGATCGAACTCGACCGGGTGAGTGGTCATGTTCAGACGCTCAACCTCACCGCGCTTCAGATCGACGTAGCCTGCAATCATGTCCTCGGTGAACACGCCGCCGCGAGTCAGGAACTCATGATCGGCTTCCAGGCAGTCCAGGGCTTCCGCCAGGGTTTCAGCAACCTTCGGGATGTTCAGGGCTTCTTCCTTCGGCAGATCGTACAGATCCTTGTCCATGGCATCGCCAGGGTGGATCTTGTTCTGGATACCGTCGAGGCCAGCCATCATCAGGGCCGCGAACGCCAGGTACGGGTTGGCGGATGGGTCAGGGAAGCGCACCTCGATACGGCGTGCTTTCGGGCTGTTCACGTACGGGATGCGGATGGAAGCGGAGCGGTTACGGGCAGAGTATGCCAGCATGACCGGGGCTTCGAAGCCGGGTACCAGACGCTTGTAAGAGTTGGTGGAGCTGTTGGTGAAGGCGTTGATGGCCTTGGCGTGCTTGATGATGCCGCCGATGTAGTACAGGGCGGACTCGCTCAGGCCAGCATAGCTGTCACCGGCAAACAGGTTCTTGCCGTCTTTGCTCAGGGACATGTGTACGTGCATGCCGGAGCCGTTGTCGCCAACCACCGGCTTGGGCATGAAGGTGGCGGTTTTGCCGTAGGCGTGTGCCACGTTGTGTACACAGTACTTGAGGATCTGAACTTCGTCAGCCTTGCGGGTCAGGGCATTGGCGCCAACGCCAATTTCACACTGGCCGGCTGTGCCCACTTCGTGGTGGTGCACTTCAATTTCCAGTCCCATGGACTCCATGGCCGCACACATGGCGCCACGCAGGTCGTGCAGGCTGTCTACCGGCGGAACCGGGAAGTAGCCGCCTTTCACGCCCGGACGGTGCCCGATGTTGTTGCGATCGAAATCTTCGCCGGATACCCAGGCAGCTTCTTCGGAGTGGATAGAGTAGCCCGCGCCTTTCATGTCGACGTCCCACTTCACGGAATCGAACACGAAGAATTCCGGCTCGGGGCCGAACAGGGCGCCATCGGCGATGCCAGTGGACTTCAGGTATTCCTCTGCACGACGGGCAACAGAGCGCGGGTCACGCTCATAACCCTGCATGGTAGAAGGCTCTACAATGTTGCAGGTAATGTTAATGGTGGTTTCTTCGGTGAACGGATCCAGAACGGAAGTTTCGTCATCCGGCATCAGGATCATGTCGGATTCGTTGATGCCCTTCCAGCCGGCAATTGATGAGCCATCGAACATTTTGCCATCGGCGAAAAAGTCTTCGTCTACTTCAGTGGCTGGCAGGGTCACGTGCTGCTCTTTACCGCGGCTGTCCGTGAAACGCAGGTCAACCCATTTGACTTCGTGTTCTTTGATCAAATCAACTGTCTTGGACATTGTGCATGCTCCATCGTGTTTCCCGCTGGGCGGGTGATTTCATGTTCGTTGTGCCGGATCGTTCAGCGACGCTGACTTCCGATCTGTTTTGAGGCTGGAGCAGCTTATCAAAAGCTGCCGCGTCTTACCTGCAAAATCGGCTGACAGGATCAAAGCAATTGCCTTGCCAATTTGTTCGACGTGCGCCAGAAAAGCGCAACCACAAGGTGTGCGGACTTTTTTGGCGCGTACTTCAAGACGCACCCTTATATTCCGCACCGCTTTGGTGCATCAAAATGGTGCGTTTGGTGATTTTGTGATCCAAGATGGTGCGCATTGGGCGCGTGGAGAATAGGCGTTTTTCTTCATATAAACGACACGGACTTTTCGATATACTGCGCGCCACCTCATTTTTACCCTGCTGCTTTGGGGATGGATAATCCTCGAATGGTGTGCAGGGCGCCGGGGCCAGCCGGTTCTGGTGAATGAATTCATTTTACGGATTTGAGACGGCATGTCAGGGGCTACCCTGCAAACGACCCTCTCAGGTCATTGAGTGCATGCCGCAGGATTATTTTTGTGATTGAAAAACTTCGTAATATCGCCATCATCGCCCACGTTGACCATGGTAAGACCACCCTGGTAGACCAGTTGCTGCGTCAATCCGGTACGTTGGAGCGCAAAGAGCTCGAAAGCGAGCGCGTTATGGATTCCAACGACCAGGAAAAAGAACGTGGTATTACCATTCTGGCCAAGAACACGGCGCTGAAATGGAACGACTACGACATCAATATCGTTGACACCCCGGGCCACGCCGACTTTGGTGGCGAGGTAGAGCGGGTGATGAGCATGGTCGATTGTGTGCTGCTGGTGGTTGATTCCATCGACGGCCCGATGCCGCAAACCCGCTTTGTAACCCAGAAGGCTTTTGATGCCGGTCTGCATCCGATCGTAGTAGTGAACAAGATTGACCGTCCTGGCGCCCGTCCGGACTGGGTGGTCGATCAGGTATTCGACCTGTTTGACAACCTCGGTGCCACCGATGAGCAGCTGGATTTCCCCATCGTATACGCCAGTGCCCTCAACGGCATCGCCGGAATGGATCACGAAAATCTCGACGACAACATGGATGCCGTCTTCCAGGCGATTGTTGATCATGTGCCGGCTCCGTCTGTCGATCTCGATGGTCCGTTCCAGATGCAGATCTCCCAGCTGGACTACAGCAGCTTCCTGGGCGTCATTGGCATTGGCCGCATTATGCGCGGCAAGATCAAGACCAATTCACCTGTCGCTGCGATCGGCGCTGACGGTAAAAAGCGCCAGGGCCGCATCCTGAAGATCATGGGGCACTCTGGTCTGCAGCGTGTCGAAGTCGATGAAGCGCAGGCGGGCGATATTGTCTGTGTCAGTGGTCTGGATGAGCTGTTTATTTCGGATACTCTCTGTGATCCTTCTAACGTTGAAGCGTTGCCACCGCTGACGGTGGATGAGCCGACGGTGTCGATGACCTTCCAGGTCAACGACTCGCCGTTCTGTGGTAGAGAGGGCAAGTTTGTTACAAGCCGGAATATCAAGGAGCGTCTCGAAAAGGAGCTGCTTCACAACGTTGCTCTGCGTGTTGAAGAGGGTGAATCCGCAGACAAGTTCAAGGTATCCGGCCGTGGTGAGCTGCACCTGTCGGTGCTGATCGAAAATATGCGCCGTGAGAATTTCGAACTGGCCGTCGGTCGTCCGGAAGTGGTTATCCGGGAAATTGACGGTGAGAAACAGGAGCCATACGAGAACGTCATTATCGACATCGAGGAGCAGCACCAGGGCGCCCTGATGGACCAGATGGGCTTGCGTAAGGGCGATCTGACCAACATGGTCCCGGACGGCAAGGGGCGCATGCGTCTTGAGTACACTATCCCTGCGCGCGGCCTGATCGGCTTCCGTAACTCGTTCCTGACTCTCACATCCGGCTCGGGCATTCTGACCTCAACCTTCAGCCATTACGGACCGATCAAGGGCGGTGACGTGACCAGTCGCCAGAATGGTGTGCTGGTATCAATGGCGACCGGCACAGCGCTGACCTATTCTCTGGAAACGCTGCAGAGCCGTGGCAAATTGTTCCTGGAACCTGGCCAGGAAATCTATGAAGGCCAGCTGTGCGGTATTCACAGCCGTGATAACGATCTGGTCGTCAACCCGACCAAGGGCAAGAAGCTCGACAACATGCGTGCTTCCGGAAAGGACGAGGTCATTGGCCTGGTGCCGCCAATCAAGTTTACGCTTGAGCAGGCGCTGGAGTTCATCGATGATGACGAACTGGTGGAAGTGACGCCCAAGTCTATTCGCCTGCGCAAGAAGCTTCTTACCGAGAATGAGCGCAAGCGCGCCAACAAGAAGTAATTTGCAGTACGTATAACGGAGGGGCGGGTTCATGGGGAGCCGCCCCTTTTTTGTTTACTTCAGCTAAACTCCGGTTACACCCTTATGACCGGAGCGCCCCCATGCTCACTCTCTATCCCGAAATCAAGCCGAATGCCCAACACCGTATTGCCGTGGATCCGCCTCATGAATTGTATGTGGAAGAAAGCGGGAATCCGGAGGGCATGCCGGTGTTGGTTGTTCATGGTGGACCAGGTGGTGGGTGTGAGGATTACCATCGCCGGTTTTTTGATGCCGAGCGATACCGCATTATCCTGATGGATCAGCGTGGCGCGGGGCGCTCAACTCCGTTGGCGGAGCTGGAAGGAAACAGCACGGATAAGCTGGTGGAGGACATGGAGACCGTTCGTGCATTTCTGGGCATCGAGCAGTGGATACTGTTCGGGGGGAGTTGGGGTTCCACGCTTAGCCTGGTATACGCCCAAACTCACCCGGAGCGGGTGCTCGGGCTGGTCCTCAGGGGCATTTTTCTCTGCCGTCCGAGAGATATTCACTGGTTCTATCAGGAGGGCGCAAGCAGGGTCTTTCCGGATTACTGGCAGGACTTTGTGGGGCCGATTCCGGAAAGTGAACGGGGGGATCTGGTGAAGGCGTATTATCAGCGGCTTACAAGCTGTAATGAACTGGAGCAGATTCAGGCCGCCAAGGCCTGGTCCGTCTGGGAGGGCCGGTGCGCGACCCTGCACCCCAATCCCAGGGTCGTGGAGCACTTCGGTCATCCCCATGTCGCGATTGCGCTGGCGAGGATCGAATGTCACTACTTTATGAATAATGCCTTTCTCGAGGTGGATCAGATTGTTCGCAATGCGCCGAGGCTTGTTGATATTCCGGGCGTCATCGTTCACGGACGCTACGACATGGTGTGCCCGTTGGATAACGCCATGGCGCTGGCCGCCGCCTGGCCACAGGCCGACCTGAGAATTATACGGGATGCAGGGCACTCCGCTTCGGAGCCAGCCATTGTGGATGCGCTGATACGTGGTGTTGATGAGGTGGCCGCAAAAGTGACCGGGACCTCAGAATGAGCTGAATGAAGGGGTTGCGGTACCCAGGCACCATGGATACACTCTTGCAAATTCTTAATGGTCCTTCCACAGGGAGTTAGATGAAAGGGCTGATCCAGCGCGTTTCAAGTGCCAGTGTTACTGTTGATAATCAACGGGTTGCTGAAATCCAGAAAGGTCTTTTGCTTCTCCTGGGAGTCGAGCGTGGCGACGGAATCAAGGAAGCTCAGGGGCTGGCTGGAAAAGTGCTGAACTATCGCATTTTCCCCGACGATCAGGGGCGGATGAATCGAAGCCTTCAGGATACAGGCGGCTCTCTTCTTGTGGTTCCCCAATTCACGTTGGCAGCCGATACTGGCTCCGGTACCCGGCCGGGATTTTCATCGGCGGCAGCCCCTGACGTGGCGGAACAACTGTTCCTTGAATTCTTGAATGTGGCGCAGCTCATGATGGGGCGCGGTCGTGTTGAAAGTGGGCAGTTTGGAGCAGACATGCAAGTGTCATTAGTCAATGATGGGCCGGTGACCTTCATGCTACAAGTGAGAGGCAATTCCTGAAAAAGTATGGTCACGCCCTATAATTGCGCTCGATTGTAATGTGCGACCCTAATTGGTGCGGTGTGAAGGTGATTTAAGCCGTGTCGCACTGTAGAAGGTTCTTTTAATATTTTCAACTTATTGAATTTAAACTGGGTTTGTTGTTCTGGCCCTTAAATTGATACCTGTATATCGAGGATGGGGTGAGGGAAAAAGGTCTGGATTGCTGAAGCCTGTATAAATAAGAACGAAAACGTCAATGTTAAAAATTTGCAAAACAGGGTTTGTTGTATTAAAAAAGCTCATCACGCAGTGTCTTAACTTGTTCGTGTAACTTGTTGAGCTGAAAAGGTCTGAGATTGCTCAGATCGTTGAAAAAACGAAAAATGTTATCCGCATGTCATTAAACTGACATGATGGCGACACACAATAAGGCTTTAACCAGCCTGACTGGTAGAAGTCTCAAGAACGGGAACTGAACCCGTCGCTAAAACCTGAGTTAACTCACTAAAGGAAGACGCAACATGAAAAAAACGCTCATCGCATCTGCTGTTGCAGCCGCTACATTCTCTGGCGCAGCGCTGGCACAGGATACGAATCTGCCGACTGTCTACGGTAACATCCAGTACGCTATTGCCCATGACAACTTCGATGGTGGTCCTTCCGAGATCAGCCATTTCGACAATGGTTCTACCCTGGGCGTCAAGCACGACCACGAAATCGCACCGGGCATCACCGGTTTCTTCAAGGTCGAGCTGGAAGGCATCAACGCCGACGATAAGTCCGGCAGTAACGGTATCGATTCTCTGGACGAAGCCTACATTGGCGTTAAAGGCGATGACTTCGGTCAGGTGTGGGTAGGTTCCGATGACTCCACATACGAGCGCGCTGTTGACGAGATTGCGCAGTTCTACGAAGTGGCCACTCTGAATATCGGTCCGGAATACACCACTGGTGAAGGCGATCTGATCCAGTACATGTCTCCGTCCTTCGGCGGTCTGACTCTGCTGGGTGCTGTTCAGTTCAACGGCGACAACGATACCAAGGGCGGTGCCGACAAGTCTTACCCGTACCAGCTGGCCGCACTGTACGAAGTTGACGCTCTGGAACTGGCGGTAGCCATGGATTCCAACGACACCAGCGATGGCAATAACGAGAACACTTACGGTCTGCGCGTTAGCTACAACCTGGATAATCTCCGCCTGACTGGTGAGTATCATAACCGTAAGGATACCGGCGATCTGTTCGGCCTTTTGGGCATCTACACCATGGGGGCGAACCAGTTCGCATTGTCCTATGAGCTGGGTGTGGCTGACGACGCCAATGACACTGAGCGCGACACCATTACTCTGCAAGCGCTGCACAATGTGTCCGATCACATGTACGTTTACTTCGAAGGCTACCTGGGTGGTGGCGACGAAGTATACGAGTATGAAGATGAGCTCGGTAACGCTGCCGTCACCGACGAGCGTTCCATCGCCTCTGTGGGTGCAGTCTACTACTTCTGATCAGCTGACCGGCTAATCAAGTAGTTGCAAAACCGGTGGCCTTCGGGTCGCCGGTTTTTTTATGTATGCTGAAAACAGTATTCGACGGAGGCGTGTAATGGCTGAAGAGCTGGAAATCAAGCTGAGTCTGTCTGCTGGGAGCCAGGTTACGGCCGTTGAGTGGTTGCTGTCACGGCGCGGTGTTACCGAGGGCAAGCAGAAAAAACTGGTGAACCGGTATTTCGACACGCCGGATGCGGACCTTAACAGGCAGCGTATTGCTTTGCGGGTTCGGCAGGCGGGAGATCAATTCATCCAGACCCTCAAGACCCAGGGCGAGTTTGTGGATGGCGCTCACCGACGTCAGGAGTGGGAATGGCCGTTGCTGGGCACGGACCTGAATATTGGTCTGTTGGCGGATACGCCGGTGGGGCAGAACATCAACCTTGCGGACCTGAAGCCGGTTTTCGAGACCAACTTTGATCGTCAGATCGTGATGATCGAAGAAGGGGGAACTGTAATCGAAGTGGCCGTTGATGCGGGTTATATAGCAGCTGGAGGGCAAAGTCGGCCCTTGCATGAGGTGGAATTCGAGCTGAAATCCGGGGATGCCTCACGCCTGATTCGGTGGGCCCGCGCCCTTGCCGATGAGGTCCCTGTGTTTCTGAACCTGGTGAGCAAGGCGGAGCAGGGCTATTTTCTGGCAGGCCTGCACGATCCTTCTGTTCGGCCCGTGGGTGGTGAGCCAGTGCTGTCTGTTTCAGAATTTCTTCACGGGCTGAGCGTGGCCTGGCTCAAAGGTGAGACGTTTCCCGTGGATAGAGACGATCTGGTGGAGGTTGGTCGCCTGGCGAGCACGCGTGGCGTGCAGCTGCAGTTCAAGGAAGTGCTCGCTAGTTTGGCGTCTGGGGAGAAAGTTGCTCATATGGCCGAACGGGGAGCGCTCGGGCAACTGCAACTGAGTATAGCGGCGGATTAGTCGGTGGACGCCGCCTGTTCCTTTTGAGCGTCGTGCCACTTATCAAGGAACGCGCGGTACCGATCCAGGGCTTCCTCCACTACCTGGACGCTTGGGGTGTCCTGCGATTTCACCAGCACGATCAATCCCTTGCCTTCAATGACTTCATCCGTGGAGGGGTGGCAGCTCACTTCATCATCATTGTCGATGTAAGCCAGTGCCGTACCAATGCCGTGGCGCACCAGGGCGCTGACAATATCGGCCCAATTCAGGTCGTCCAGTTTCAGGTCGTATCGGTGAGGGTGGTCGTTCTGGTAGTTGAACATGTCCTCCAGCACCTTCTCCGAACCGGGGGCCACGATCGCGCGTACCATGATTTCGGGGTAGGTCCGAACCGGCCGGATGATTGTCCTGACGCCCACTGTTTTGAATCGCTGGCGGTTCTGGTCACTGACACATTCCACGGTTGTCCGGTTGCCGAGATTGGCCTCGGTCAGCCGATGCGCAATATCAAAGGTCAGGCTGTCGGAGGCGGGGTCAGCCTCGTCAGCAGCCAACACCACAATGTGTCGCGCGCTTCCGGCGTGGACTGCCTTCAACGCTTCCGGATCGCTGCCGGAGCCATGGAAATGGACCAGGCCGACGTCTGCCAGCTCCGGTGGCAATCCACTTGGGAACTGGCGTGTCAAAATGATAATGGGCACGGTTTCGTATTCAGGAATCGCGCGTATCTGCGAGGCAAACCTCATAAAGTATTGCTCGCCGCCATTTTGTGGTGTGTTGATGATCACGATGTGGTCTTTCATTTTGTATACCCAGCGTCCGGTTACGATACGTTCCCGGCGGTAAAACCGGTACTCGATGAAATCACTGACGATCAGCGTCATGATAGTGATGGCACTGATGAACATGACAATAACGGTACTCAGCCGCCCGGCGATGGTTTCGGGGGAAAAATCCCCGTAACCCACGGTGACCAGTGTGG
Proteins encoded in this region:
- the ssb gene encoding single-stranded DNA-binding protein; this encodes MARGVNKVILIGNLGQDPETRYTPNGNAVVNLNLATDESYKDRQTGQMVPKTEWHRIVMFGKIAEVAGQYLRKGSKVYIEGKLQTRKWQGQDGQDRYTTEVVVDINGQMQMLDSRGGEGGMSQGAPAGRPQQQPSGYNAPPANQGNQPQQQSGGYSQPSQGSMPEPVDDFDDDIPF
- the glnL gene encoding nitrogen regulation protein NR(II), whose amino-acid sequence is MAASQVKANGYKNILDSLTTAILVLGDGLRIEYLNPAAESLFETSITRSQGLPIRDILADSEDALTTLHAAADNGHSYTRREAEFVLTSGSRLTVDYSVSPISQKPVELLIEIQPRDRLLRISREEDIISQQETTRILVRGMAHEIKNPLGGIRGAAQLLDRELNDEGQREYTQVIIDEADRLRSLVDRMLGPNKALKLAPTNIHEVLERVKTLLEAESRGRLAFRRDYDPSLPEFGGDKEQLIQAFLNIARNAMEAAFENQSDHADGEPPTITFRTRALRQFTIGHKRHRLVCRVDVIDNGPGIPPDLLQNIFYPMISGRASGTGLGLSITQSIIGQHHGLVECESEPGKTDFIIFLPLEDNQ
- a CDS encoding MFS transporter, whose amino-acid sequence is MNALERRSVAALASVYAMRMLGLFMVMPVFVLLGDDLRGSTPTLIGLAIGAYGLSQALLQIPFGLLSDRVGRKRMIYIGLILFAAGSLVAASTDSIYVVIAGRILQGAGAIASVLMALLSDLTREEERTKAMATVGISIGLSFSVSLVLGPLIGSAFGLSGLFYLTAMLALVAMVIVWRLVPTPHQHKISADTRPARAMLARVLSDHRLLRLDFGIFALHLALTAIFLVFPTLLQDQLGLPSSSHWWFYLTVMVTSFFAMVPFIIIGEKKRKMKPVLCGAIALLTMATAGLAHISVSLMAAWAVLFFFFMAFNLLEASLPSLISKESPAASKGTAMGVYSTSQFLGAFVGGAIGGMLLEQVGVSGVLWLMAAVLVLWLVVALTMPSPGYTTSFVVQLQQVAHSQFDNIDDAFRQLPGVQDVVILEEADTAYLKVDRQHFDEGLLADFPFVRQGSSS
- the ntrC gene encoding nitrogen regulation protein NR(I); the protein is MSQPANVWIIDDDRSIRWVLERALNQAGMQPRVFENGESIMMRLEHEQPDAIISDIRMPGLDGITLLSQIVDAHPDLPVIIMTAHSDLESAVTSYQTGAFEYLPKPFDVDDAVALVKRAVAHSHERRATSEPQTESTQRNTEIIGEAPAMQEVFRAIGRLSHSNITVLINGESGTGKELVAQALHNHSPRASHPFIALNMAAIPKDLIESELFGHEKGAFTGAAAARQGRFEQANGGTLFLDEIGDMPADTQTRLLRVLADGEFYRVGGTTPIKVDVRIIAATHQDLEKLVQGGSFREDLFHRLNVIRVHLPKLAERREDIPKLMQHFLKRAAKELAVEPKILRPESEEYLTTLPWPGNVRQLENTCRWLTVMASGREIHIDDLPPELLHQAETPTTGQTWQEGLRNWAEQELKRGRKGILDTAVPEFEKIMIETALKHTGGRRRDASILLGWGRNTLTRKINELGMDHPEGDED
- a CDS encoding DUF4124 domain-containing protein, yielding MNLRLGLFAGILIFTATPAAAEVYRNVDAQGNVTFSDEPSDGSEEVRVKPVTTITLPKPADVREPERLRKEVEKEGSIYDNVRIVAPKNDEAFHSGSGDVAFRVTSAPGLKEGHRYEVTLDGQPVGQTTSNTVTVRNVFRGTHNAGVHIIDEKGVQVKTGESISFTIHRPSVNN